In the Thermoanaerobacter uzonensis DSM 18761 genome, TGATTTGCTTGGATATTCGACACAGTGTTTATTTGCTCTGCCATTTGGTTTGTTAACGAATCTCGTATTCGTTCCAAGGCCTCGCTTATTTCCTTCCTATTTTCAGAAATTTCTTCTTTTAAAGCTATACCAAAATTTTTTTGGTTTTCATTAATCAATAACAAGTAATTTTTGTATTTGGATAAAAGCAGTAAAGCAACTACAACATTAATACTCACCGCAACTATAAGAAGAATATTTATTACCATTTTATTATCCCCCTTTTCACATCTTACTTTCCCACAAACAAAACTCCATTTGAGAAACTTAAATGAAAGATGAGGTCTGCAGAGCAACTCTTTGCGCTTTTTTGTTCCTTTTTTACTCATTTTAATGTCGAATTTAAGCATATTTTTTATTTTTAGAATCAGTAATTTAGGGAAATTCTAGGTCTTGTCCAATATTTTACTAATGCCTCTAGTTTTGAAATCACTCTATAATGTAGAACCTAGTAATTTTTCTCTATAGCTTTTACGATATACATAATATTGTACAATACAAATTACAAAAACTGCACCGTTATTAATATATTCCTGATTTTCTTTATTTTTCTAATAAGTTACTAATTTCTCTCGCCATACTTTCTAAAACTAGACCATTTTTAGTAGATACTCTCGAATGGAAAAAAGCAGTCTGTCCACAATCGAACTTAATTTTAAATAATTTTGCAACATAATCTTTTTTCCTGGGAATTTGCTTTATCACCTTACGCTCAATAGTTCCTTTTCCAAGAGTTGGGTGAATAACTCTATCACCTTCTTTAAGCGCTTCCCAAAACAACTCATGCAAGCCAATCTCCCATGCTAATATTTTGAGATAGCTTTCTTTTTTCTCTACTTTCAATAAACTCTCAGAAATTTCTATATCTCCTGTATATGTTTTCCATAAATTGTTTCCAATTTTAATTATATACTCTCTGTCTTGTAATCTGGCCTCTAGTTCTTTCAATTTAGGATCTACCGAAAATCCAAAATAAGCTCCAATAAGCGAGCCTACAAAACTCGCTATTGTGTCTGTATCACTTCCTACAAAATTAGCTGTATTTATCAATGCTTCATAGGGGTTTCTTAAATATTTTATAAACATATAAATAGCTGCGCAAGTTGTTGAAATACCAGAACCTTTAAAAGAGGGATTATTAGCTTTAATAAAAGAGTAATATTCTTCATCCTGTTTTGCTAAATAATCAGGAATTCTTTGGATAAATTCTTGGGCTTCCTTAAAATATTTTTCAAAATCTTTTTCAATATTTACTTTATATCGGTTCTTTACTTCTTTTAACCAAATAGCAATTTCTTTATCCTGGGAATTTTCTATAAGAGCGACGGATTCATGCAGAATATAAAAAATATATTTAAATAGTTCCTGAATAGGATCAGGATTATACTTTAGCAGGTAAATTTGGGCAGCCCCTATTATAAGACTCCCCAGTATAGCTCGGGGGTGCCCATGCGTAATTAGAGAATTTTTTATACTGTCAACAATAAACCTTTTTTCATTGTTCACATTGACTAATGCAATTGGTAAGTTTCTCATAGCAGCTCCATTTGCTCCAGCATTCAAATACTGAACTTCTTTTGTTTTATAAAAATTTCGAAACCAAAAGGCTTCTCTTTTTATTATATTTTGGGCAGCAGATTTTATAGATTTTCCTCCCCCCCTCTCATAGTTCAACCATAAAGGAAGTTCTAAATAAGCGAAATAAGTAGGGTCAAATTCTCCATTACTCTTTATAGAACGGGCGACAGAGAGCATCAACTGGGTATCATCTGAATATTCACCAGGTTCTATTTCTTCTTCATATCCCCACCATCTGCCTCCAATCTTCTTTTTCCATTTTACAAAAGATTCTATCTTTTTTTTAGGCTTACTGGTACTAAACTCTAGAGGCCATCCTAATGAATCACCAACACCGCTAAAAACCAAAGAAGCTTGGAATTTTTCTAAAAACTTATTATTAACGTCAAATAATGATAACTGCTTCATTTTAACACCACCTTTCTTTTTTCTTTATACCACAAGATTTCATCTAACATTATTTCTATGATTATTTCATCAGATTCGTATTCTTTTGGTATATCAATCTTTGGGAACCAAATAAAACTATCTTCGTTTTTAAATTCTACCTCTTTGTCAACAATAATATTGTCAGTTAAATCTTTTAAAATAAGTCTTACCTTGCTACCTGTTACTGCATATAAAAAGATTTTCATCCAAAAAGTCCTTTTTTGTATTACATTCCCCACATCAATATGTTTTCCCCTGGCATTTTCTCTGGTAATTTCTTCGTAACTTACAATTACTTCTTTCACATAGGGATTAATGATACTCCACTCGCTTTCATCATGTTTATAATCAGCAAATACTTCGGAGTTTATGCAAAAAATATTAGAATTACCACTCCATAGATATTGCCCAAGTTTTAAAGAAGCTTCGCTTATAAAGTGTATTTTTTTAAAATACTCAATTGGAATATGATTTGGAACTAAAACTTCGGCTTGGACATATTTCTTCCACTCCTCATTCCAAGGCTCGGGTGTACTATTGATTATATTAAATTTAACAGAAGTTAAACCTCTTACACCTTCTTCTCTAGTATGTCCATTTCGAAGTCTTGTGGCATTGCTATCAGTAAAATAAACACCTTCAAATGCAGCAACTTCTGGATCTACTTCTATAAATACTAAGTGGCCAATTTCTTTTTTCTTTTGAAATGCTATGGGAGTATGAGGAGTAAAGCCTAAAGAAATTTTATCCCAGTTTCCCAATACCTTATCTAAATCATGGGATATTTTATTTCCTCCACATCTTACATCATTTAAACAACCTTGCTTCTCTAAAAAAAGCTTACTTCTTAGCCCATTAAATTTTTTTATTAGAGTAAGGTTTATGATACTAGTAAAATGCCAAAGAGAATTAATATTATTTTCTTTTAAAATCTTTAAAATTTGATCACGTGCTGGGGAAAATTTAATTTTCTCCATTGTTATTCTCCTTTATCATTGTTTCTATAATTTTTAAATACTTTATTTAAAGTTTATTAAGTGAATATCTAACATTAAATTCCAAGTCTTTTTAAAACTATATCTATTGCTTCGTCTGCGTTTTTAATGTATCTTATTTCTCTTTGGAGCTCTTCTCTAAAATTACCATCGATAGCTTTGATAATTATTTTTTTCTTACTTTCTTTTTCCTTTATAAGATCAAACATTTTATCATTAAGATGAGACAGATTTTCTATCGTTACTACTGATCCTGACTCTGTGTTATGTATATAATTACCATGAACATTTTTAAGATAGGGGTTTAGTGATAATATTCCGTGAATAAAATATTTCGAAAATAAGTTATCTATTTTTTCTAAATAAGAAGAATGTAAAGGTGTATTGCAAATGATTACGATAGGTATAACTTCCTCAAAATTGTACAAACGAATATTTACTGCTTTCCCTATGGCTTTTAATACAGAATCGGACCTTAGTAAGCTCGGTTGTCCAGTATGAGAAGTAAAATCTCCTTCTTCAGTAAGACTATTATAGTCAGGGTTAAAGCTCCAATTCCATACAAGAGACATTTTTATTTCTCCAATTAAGTATATATCATCCTTATTAAGTACTCGTTCGTTTTTGGATGATATTACTATATCCGCAGGGCTACTTGCCGTTAATCCTAACTCTGGACATATAACATCATTTACTACATAAAGCTTTTTTTCGGATACTATTTCAGTTCTACTGAAAAGATACTTTACAAATTTTTCAGTAAATTCTCCTATAAGAGCGTTTCTTGATTGGATAGTATCTTTCTTTTTAAGATTCCTTGAAATTGAAGAAGGATAATAAGTATAGTATCTTATGTTATCATTTTCTTCTACTTTGTAAAATAGTGAGTCTATTCCATACTCTTTTAAGTACATTTTTAAAAATCCTTTTTCAACATCTTTACTCCAAAGTGTTTCGTATATTTTTAATTCTTTGAATAACTGTTCAAAATCATGTTCAGTAACCATTCCAATTATTCCTCCTGTAATCTTTTTAAGGCAATTTTACAATATTCTTCATTAATATCATAACCTACGAAATTTCTCTTTAATTTTTTAGCCGCCACGCAAGTAGTTCCTGAGCCAACAAAAGGATCAAGGATAACATCATTTTCGTAGCTGAAAAGTTTTATAACTCTTGAAGCTAATTCAACAGGAAAAGGAGCAGGATGTCCTACTTTTTTTGCTGACTCAGGGGGAACTTCCCATATAGATAAAGTATAACTTAAAAATTCTTCTTTATTTATCGTTGATACACCCTTATCAACTCTACTAAAATCCTCTTTGACAAATACAAGTAAATATTCATGTATATCTCTTATCCGTGGTGACTTTGCTGAAAGCCAACTTCCCCATGCACAATTGTTACTAGCTGCTTTACCTTTTTGCCAAATTATTTCTCCTGCCGGTTTAAATCCAATTTCCATATGCATAATATAGAGAAAACTATGTAAAGGAATATAAGGTTTTCTGCCAAGATTTGCTATATTAATTACATACCTTCCTCCTTTTTTTAGAGTTCTAAAAACTTCTTTACCCACTCTTGCAAGCAAAATAAGATATTCTATTAAATTTAAATTTTTATCATATTCTTTACCACTGTTATATGGAGGCGAAGTAAAAGCAAGTGCTATACTTCCATCTGGAATTTGAAACATGTTCTCACTAGACTGACAATAAATCTTATTCATCCAATCCCCTGTGCTTTGTTGAAAATTATATGAATTGTTTATATTTTTTTCTGACCGAAGAGTTTCAATAACATAATTAAGTACTTGTAAAGGATTCTCTGTGTTTTTATAAATTTCCCGTGAGTAGAAAGCGGAAGAATCATGAGATTCTCTCTTTGAAACCCCAAATGAGTAAGTAGAAGTTTTTTCCATCGTTCCATCCTCCTTTAATGTTATTATAACAAATATAATCTTAATGAACAAAAAAAAGTTCTATGCAAAGAACGAATAATTTTGTACTATCATAAAAAGGAAAGCAAACCATTTTCTGTTCCTTATGAACCCATAAAAAGGGTTAAGAGGACTCCAATAAAAACGAGGAGCATAAAAGGCAGTCTTCTTTTAAATTTTAAAAAAGTAAATAATGGAGAATAGAGTAAGAAAACAATACCATAAAGTAAAAAATATCTCATATCCCAAAACCAGTGTAAAAAGACAGAGCAGTTAAAATTTCTATGTCTCCTTTGCTTATTCCTCTATAAAACAAAAAAACAAATGAATAATAAAAAACATCCTCTGTATAGAGCGACTGCTTTGTACAGGGTTTTACATCAAAACTTTGGACCAATAATCTGTGATTTTGAGTTATCGTATATT is a window encoding:
- a CDS encoding ADP-ribosylglycohydrolase family protein — protein: MKQLSLFDVNNKFLEKFQASLVFSGVGDSLGWPLEFSTSKPKKKIESFVKWKKKIGGRWWGYEEEIEPGEYSDDTQLMLSVARSIKSNGEFDPTYFAYLELPLWLNYERGGGKSIKSAAQNIIKREAFWFRNFYKTKEVQYLNAGANGAAMRNLPIALVNVNNEKRFIVDSIKNSLITHGHPRAILGSLIIGAAQIYLLKYNPDPIQELFKYIFYILHESVALIENSQDKEIAIWLKEVKNRYKVNIEKDFEKYFKEAQEFIQRIPDYLAKQDEEYYSFIKANNPSFKGSGISTTCAAIYMFIKYLRNPYEALINTANFVGSDTDTIASFVGSLIGAYFGFSVDPKLKELEARLQDREYIIKIGNNLWKTYTGDIEISESLLKVEKKESYLKILAWEIGLHELFWEALKEGDRVIHPTLGKGTIERKVIKQIPRKKDYVAKLFKIKFDCGQTAFFHSRVSTKNGLVLESMAREISNLLEK
- a CDS encoding DarT ssDNA thymidine ADP-ribosyltransferase family protein — protein: MEKIKFSPARDQILKILKENNINSLWHFTSIINLTLIKKFNGLRSKLFLEKQGCLNDVRCGGNKISHDLDKVLGNWDKISLGFTPHTPIAFQKKKEIGHLVFIEVDPEVAAFEGVYFTDSNATRLRNGHTREEGVRGLTSVKFNIINSTPEPWNEEWKKYVQAEVLVPNHIPIEYFKKIHFISEASLKLGQYLWSGNSNIFCINSEVFADYKHDESEWSIINPYVKEVIVSYEEITRENARGKHIDVGNVIQKRTFWMKIFLYAVTGSKVRLILKDLTDNIIVDKEVEFKNEDSFIWFPKIDIPKEYESDEIIIEIMLDEILWYKEKRKVVLK
- a CDS encoding DNA-methyltransferase; the encoded protein is MEKTSTYSFGVSKRESHDSSAFYSREIYKNTENPLQVLNYVIETLRSEKNINNSYNFQQSTGDWMNKIYCQSSENMFQIPDGSIALAFTSPPYNSGKEYDKNLNLIEYLILLARVGKEVFRTLKKGGRYVINIANLGRKPYIPLHSFLYIMHMEIGFKPAGEIIWQKGKAASNNCAWGSWLSAKSPRIRDIHEYLLVFVKEDFSRVDKGVSTINKEEFLSYTLSIWEVPPESAKKVGHPAPFPVELASRVIKLFSYENDVILDPFVGSGTTCVAAKKLKRNFVGYDINEEYCKIALKRLQEE